In the Streptomyces sp. BHT-5-2 genome, one interval contains:
- the recO gene encoding DNA repair protein RecO, translated as MTLFRDDGIVLRTQKLGEADRIITLLTRGNGRVRAVARGVRRTKSKFGARLEPFSHVDVQFFARGGELVGRGLPLCTQSETIAAYGGAIVTDYARYTAGTAMLETAERFTDHEGEPAVQQYLLLVGGLRTLANGLHAPHLVLDAFLLRSLAVNGYAPSFDACARCGMPGPNRFFSVGSGGVVCGDCRVPGSVVPSSEAIGLLSALLTGDWETADACEARHVREGSGLVAAYLHWHLERGLRSLRYVEK; from the coding sequence ATGACTCTGTTCCGCGACGACGGCATCGTGCTGCGCACCCAGAAGCTGGGTGAGGCGGACCGGATCATCACGCTGCTCACCCGTGGCAACGGTCGCGTACGGGCCGTGGCCCGGGGCGTGCGGCGGACGAAGTCGAAGTTCGGGGCCCGGCTGGAGCCGTTCTCGCATGTGGACGTGCAGTTCTTCGCCCGCGGCGGGGAGCTGGTCGGGCGAGGGCTGCCGCTGTGCACGCAGAGCGAGACGATCGCCGCGTACGGTGGCGCGATCGTGACGGACTACGCCCGCTATACGGCCGGGACGGCCATGCTGGAGACGGCCGAGCGGTTCACCGACCACGAGGGCGAACCGGCCGTGCAGCAGTACCTGCTGCTGGTCGGCGGGCTGCGGACGCTGGCCAACGGGCTGCACGCACCGCATCTGGTGCTGGACGCGTTCCTGCTGCGCTCGCTGGCGGTGAACGGTTACGCGCCGAGTTTCGACGCCTGCGCGCGGTGCGGAATGCCCGGTCCGAACCGGTTCTTCTCGGTGGGTTCGGGGGGAGTGGTGTGCGGTGACTGCCGGGTGCCCGGAAGCGTCGTACCCTCCTCAGAGGCCATCGGGCTCCTGAGCGCGCTGCTGACCGGCGACTGGGAGACCGCGGACGCCTGCGAGGCGCGCCATGTCCGGGAGGGCAGCGGCCTCGTCGCGGCGTATCTGCACTGGCATCTGGAGCGCGGCCTGCGGTCCCTGCGCTATGTGGAGAAATAG
- a CDS encoding helix-turn-helix transcriptional regulator produces MANTSRQALWEYWGAELKRHRENAALTQEMLGNQVFVSGGYIGQFEQAIRRPQLDVAIRIDQVLQTDGFFERAWRKLIDDQRYADYFAKVVELEAQATTICEFAPTVIPGLLQTPEYARAVTIAANPFVSDDYVEEKVSARIERADIFKHTTRPEYWAVLHENTIRTPVGGPVAMAEQLEHIAKLMRERAVVVTVLPHSAGAHPSMGGMLTLMEFADAPPTAYTETSFAGMLLDDPAVVRRVQRAYDLIRLAALPSAASLALIESAAEDFRRCAPTT; encoded by the coding sequence ATGGCCAACACCTCACGCCAGGCGCTCTGGGAATATTGGGGAGCAGAGCTGAAGCGGCACCGGGAGAACGCCGCCTTAACCCAGGAGATGCTGGGGAACCAGGTGTTCGTCTCCGGCGGCTATATCGGACAGTTCGAGCAGGCGATCCGCCGCCCTCAGTTGGATGTCGCGATCCGCATCGATCAGGTTCTACAAACCGATGGTTTTTTCGAGCGGGCATGGCGCAAGCTCATCGACGACCAGCGGTACGCGGATTACTTCGCGAAGGTGGTGGAGCTGGAGGCCCAGGCGACCACCATCTGCGAGTTCGCACCCACGGTGATCCCGGGGCTCCTGCAGACGCCCGAGTACGCGCGGGCCGTCACCATCGCCGCCAACCCGTTCGTCAGCGACGATTACGTCGAGGAGAAGGTGTCGGCCCGGATAGAGCGAGCAGACATCTTCAAGCACACTACAAGGCCCGAGTATTGGGCGGTGCTGCACGAGAACACGATCCGCACGCCGGTTGGTGGCCCCGTCGCCATGGCCGAGCAGCTGGAGCACATCGCGAAGCTGATGCGCGAGCGCGCAGTTGTGGTGACGGTGCTCCCGCACTCGGCAGGGGCACACCCGTCGATGGGCGGAATGCTGACGCTCATGGAGTTCGCGGACGCACCGCCAACCGCCTATACAGAGACGTCGTTTGCCGGGATGCTGCTGGACGATCCGGCGGTGGTGAGGCGAGTCCAACGTGCCTACGATTTGATCAGGCTTGCTGCGCTGCCGTCCGCAGCGTCCCTGGCACTGATCGAATCGGCGGCGGAGGACTTCCGACGATGCGCACCTACGACCTGA
- a CDS encoding DUF397 domain-containing protein, with protein sequence MRTYDLSTAEWYKSSYSNGEGGSCIEVARWRKSSYSDHTGGSCLEVSNDLPGLVPVRDSKNPHGPALVFPADRWTSFVDAVKDGRIAAV encoded by the coding sequence ATGCGCACCTACGACCTGAGTACAGCCGAGTGGTACAAGAGCAGCTACAGCAACGGCGAAGGCGGAAGCTGCATCGAGGTCGCCCGCTGGCGTAAGAGCAGCTACAGCGATCACACCGGCGGCAGCTGCCTGGAGGTCTCGAACGACCTCCCCGGCCTCGTCCCCGTCCGTGACAGCAAAAACCCGCACGGCCCGGCGCTGGTCTTCCCGGCCGACCGCTGGACCTCGTTCGTGGACGCCGTCAAGGACGGCCGCATAGCGGCGGTCTGA
- a CDS encoding ATP-binding protein codes for MTSIPQALLWCLSAGTAAAVVLAALLVRVRKERAGLRARLTSAEEHNSATLHSNTELSARLRATEAEIRHLAEARLPDLTMALAHPHVPVRGLLDKRFGGSPTDEALNGVLEQVSQAITKERTRVDSAAQSTLRGATTTIQALLYQVQTSLQTMQHTYDDPQIAQDLLEADFLNEQALRRVQATGVVCGAWPGLTREDSYLAELVVGATSRLRGYERVQVSNQLRDPVAVVARAVEPIAITVTELLANALHHSHRELPVSVTLQQGSRGASVIIDDYGVGMHDDEIKHAMELLAGGDGLLLTQLGDPPRSGFAAAGQLVRQYGFGVHVEPSPYGGVRAVVYIPGDPLLTVLDEGARPMSVMAPMPHRAPGGPRDRAAVPSAMPTGANAPATPAGAVPAAPAQQRPAHAAPAPSPSPAAEFAAPEPAQPPAEGELPRRRRRRPMPEQPAESSTETINLRSPEETGSRWAALQRGTETGRAAAQSEPPRSPEGNAQS; via the coding sequence ATGACATCCATACCGCAGGCGCTGTTGTGGTGCCTCAGCGCAGGTACGGCCGCCGCCGTGGTGCTGGCGGCGCTCCTCGTCCGCGTGCGCAAGGAGCGTGCCGGTCTCAGAGCGCGACTGACCTCCGCCGAGGAACACAACAGCGCCACGCTCCACAGCAACACGGAGCTGTCGGCCAGACTGCGGGCCACGGAGGCCGAGATCCGGCACCTGGCCGAGGCGCGGCTGCCCGACCTGACCATGGCGCTGGCCCACCCGCACGTGCCGGTGCGCGGCCTGCTGGACAAACGTTTCGGCGGGTCGCCGACCGACGAGGCGCTCAACGGCGTGCTGGAGCAGGTCAGCCAGGCGATCACCAAGGAGCGCACCCGGGTCGACTCGGCGGCGCAGTCCACGCTGCGCGGTGCGACGACCACCATCCAGGCCCTGCTGTACCAGGTGCAGACGTCGTTGCAGACGATGCAGCACACCTACGACGACCCGCAGATCGCGCAGGACCTGCTGGAGGCGGACTTCCTCAACGAGCAGGCGCTGCGGCGCGTCCAGGCCACCGGCGTCGTGTGCGGCGCCTGGCCGGGGCTGACCCGCGAGGACTCCTACCTCGCGGAGCTGGTGGTCGGCGCGACGTCGCGGCTGCGCGGCTACGAGCGGGTGCAGGTCAGCAACCAGCTGCGGGACCCGGTCGCGGTGGTGGCGCGGGCCGTCGAGCCGATCGCGATCACCGTCACCGAGCTGCTGGCGAACGCGCTGCACCACTCGCACCGCGAACTGCCGGTCTCCGTCACGCTCCAGCAGGGCAGCCGCGGCGCCTCGGTGATCATCGACGACTACGGCGTCGGCATGCACGACGACGAGATCAAGCACGCGATGGAGCTTCTGGCGGGCGGCGACGGCCTGCTGTTGACCCAGCTCGGCGACCCGCCGCGCTCGGGTTTCGCCGCGGCCGGCCAGCTGGTGCGGCAGTACGGCTTCGGGGTGCACGTGGAGCCGTCGCCGTACGGAGGGGTGCGGGCCGTGGTGTACATCCCGGGCGATCCGCTGCTGACCGTTCTCGACGAGGGCGCGCGGCCGATGTCGGTGATGGCGCCGATGCCGCACCGGGCCCCCGGCGGGCCGCGGGACCGGGCCGCGGTGCCGTCCGCGATGCCGACCGGTGCGAACGCGCCGGCCACCCCCGCGGGCGCCGTGCCGGCCGCGCCCGCGCAGCAGAGGCCCGCGCACGCCGCTCCGGCCCCGTCCCCGTCTCCGGCGGCCGAGTTCGCCGCGCCGGAGCCGGCGCAGCCGCCGGCCGAGGGTGAGCTGCCGCGCCGCCGGCGCCGTCGGCCGATGCCCGAGCAGCCCGCCGAGTCATCCACCGAAACGATCAACCTGCGCTCCCCGGAGGAGACGGGATCCCGCTGGGCGGCGCTCCAGCGAGGCACCGAAACCGGCCGGGCCGCAGCCCAGTCAGAACCCCCGCGCAGTCCCGAAGGGAACGCCCAGTCATGA
- a CDS encoding roadblock/LC7 domain-containing protein produces the protein MNSPTRRRVTEDKSWVLAPLLELPHVVHAAVISGDGFIEGASPGLSREAGEGVAAMMSALQGAGRAVTAAFTEKDDARLRQTVIESEEGFVFAIPAGENTCLAVFADPEVNMGVVAHHMQIQVTTLGKKVMNSPARDIGGLA, from the coding sequence ATGAACAGCCCCACCCGCCGCCGTGTCACCGAGGACAAGTCCTGGGTGCTGGCTCCCCTGTTGGAGCTGCCACATGTCGTCCACGCCGCCGTCATCTCCGGCGACGGCTTCATCGAGGGGGCCTCGCCGGGCCTGTCACGGGAGGCGGGGGAGGGCGTCGCGGCGATGATGTCGGCGCTCCAGGGCGCGGGGCGCGCGGTGACCGCGGCGTTCACGGAGAAGGACGACGCCCGGCTGCGGCAGACCGTGATCGAGTCCGAGGAAGGTTTCGTGTTCGCCATCCCGGCGGGCGAGAACACCTGCCTGGCCGTGTTCGCCGATCCGGAGGTGAACATGGGCGTCGTCGCGCACCACATGCAGATCCAGGTGACGACCCTGGGCAAGAAGGTCATGAACAGCCCGGCCCGGGACATCGGTGGCCTGGCATGA
- a CDS encoding DUF742 domain-containing protein — MTPRQSSGRRLVPAYLATGGRARPSRNTLDRLTVLISVDMPLTSEIRPEEHRILELLRPGALTLAEVAAHLHLPVSVVKVLVADLVDAGRLHARVPIPEAEQFDRQILERVLDGLRSLKS; from the coding sequence ATGACGCCGCGGCAGAGCAGCGGACGGCGCCTCGTACCGGCCTATCTGGCCACCGGCGGACGCGCCCGGCCGAGCCGCAACACACTGGACCGGCTGACCGTGCTGATCAGCGTGGACATGCCGCTCACCAGTGAGATACGCCCCGAGGAGCACCGGATCCTGGAGCTGCTCCGGCCCGGGGCGCTGACTCTGGCCGAGGTGGCCGCCCATCTGCACCTCCCGGTGAGCGTGGTGAAGGTGCTGGTGGCCGACCTCGTCGATGCCGGGCGCCTGCACGCCCGAGTCCCCATACCCGAAGCCGAGCAATTCGACCGGCAGATCCTGGAGAGGGTTCTCGATGGACTCCGCTCTCTCAAGTCCTAG
- a CDS encoding ATP/GTP-binding protein translates to MYLAGEHQTLVKLLVAGPFGVGKTTLIRALSETPPLHTEEVMTQSGAMVDDLAGVRDKTTTTVAIDFGRLTLSEDLVLYLFGTPGQKRFRPLWQDIARGALGALVLADTRRLADSFEVMDIVEEAGLRYAVAVNTFPDAPQYDVEKLREALDLHPDTPLVLCDARDREQSVDALISLVRHVLDHTPQPEENANP, encoded by the coding sequence ATGTACCTCGCCGGCGAACACCAGACACTGGTGAAACTGCTGGTCGCCGGCCCGTTCGGGGTCGGCAAGACCACGCTGATCCGGGCGCTGTCGGAGACCCCGCCGCTGCACACCGAAGAAGTGATGACGCAGTCCGGCGCGATGGTCGACGACCTCGCCGGGGTGCGGGACAAGACCACCACCACCGTCGCCATCGACTTCGGGCGGCTGACGCTGTCCGAGGACCTGGTGCTGTACCTGTTCGGCACCCCGGGGCAGAAGCGTTTCCGCCCGCTGTGGCAGGACATCGCCCGCGGTGCGCTGGGCGCGCTGGTCCTCGCGGACACCCGCCGGCTGGCGGACTCGTTCGAGGTGATGGACATCGTGGAGGAGGCCGGGCTGCGCTACGCGGTCGCGGTCAACACCTTCCCCGACGCCCCGCAGTACGACGTCGAAAAGCTCCGCGAGGCGCTCGACCTGCACCCGGACACCCCGCTGGTGCTGTGCGACGCCCGCGACCGGGAGCAGTCCGTCGACGCGCTGATCTCGCTGGTCCGCCATGTCCTGGACCACACGCCGCAGCCCGAGGAGAACGCAAACCCGTGA
- a CDS encoding cytochrome P450, producing MTSPYEPGAAPQPACPGQAVPPPPEAAVPPPGCPAHGMPPQTPVHPDAYAPVKLYGPEFAADPQRVYAQLRQYGAVAPVEIAPEVTAMLVTDYRAALELLNDDATWSKDSRAWMQTVPADSPVMPMLHWRPNVFYSDGPAHVRYRDVIVDSFKLVEPHELRARVHHAADTLIQRFGAVGEADLIADYARLIPLLMFNTLFGLPDSYSERLIAAIAGMMEGNSPEEANAANEAYTQYIMELVGAKKAQRGPDLTSWMMDHPNDLGDEELIHNIILVMGAGNEPLANLIGNSLARMLSDDRYYNTVSGGALTVHDAINEVLWNDPPMANYSAHFPVRDVFFHGTWLRAGQLVMVSYAAANSQFDTTGVHGPGSGSGSHLAWAAGPHACPVKRHALLIAITAIERLTAWLSDIELTVHPSELTWRNGAFHRALAALPTRFTPITPDQAGATPWHNSERGPSSSTPPEQTSTARTPASAH from the coding sequence GTGACTTCCCCGTACGAGCCGGGCGCCGCCCCGCAGCCGGCCTGCCCCGGGCAGGCCGTTCCACCGCCGCCGGAGGCCGCCGTTCCGCCGCCGGGCTGTCCGGCGCACGGGATGCCGCCGCAGACCCCCGTGCATCCGGACGCGTACGCGCCGGTGAAGCTGTACGGGCCGGAGTTCGCCGCGGACCCGCAGCGGGTCTACGCGCAGCTGCGGCAGTACGGGGCGGTGGCGCCGGTGGAGATCGCGCCCGAGGTGACCGCGATGCTGGTGACCGACTACCGGGCGGCGCTGGAGCTGCTCAACGACGACGCCACCTGGTCCAAGGACTCCCGGGCCTGGATGCAGACCGTCCCGGCGGACTCGCCGGTCATGCCGATGCTGCACTGGCGGCCGAACGTCTTCTACAGCGACGGGCCGGCGCACGTCCGCTACCGCGACGTGATCGTCGACAGCTTCAAGCTCGTCGAGCCGCACGAGCTGCGGGCGCGGGTGCACCACGCGGCGGACACCCTGATCCAGCGGTTCGGTGCCGTCGGCGAGGCGGACCTGATCGCGGACTACGCGCGGCTGATCCCGCTGCTGATGTTCAACACCCTCTTCGGGCTGCCCGATTCCTACAGCGAGCGGCTGATCGCGGCGATCGCGGGGATGATGGAGGGCAATTCGCCGGAGGAGGCGAACGCCGCCAACGAGGCGTACACGCAGTACATCATGGAGCTGGTCGGCGCGAAGAAGGCGCAGCGCGGGCCGGACCTCACGTCGTGGATGATGGACCATCCCAACGACCTCGGCGACGAGGAACTGATCCACAACATCATCCTCGTGATGGGCGCGGGCAACGAGCCGCTGGCCAACCTCATCGGCAACTCGCTGGCCCGGATGCTCTCCGACGACCGCTACTACAACACCGTCTCCGGCGGCGCGCTGACCGTCCACGACGCCATCAACGAGGTGTTGTGGAACGACCCGCCGATGGCCAACTACTCCGCGCACTTCCCGGTCCGGGACGTCTTCTTCCACGGCACCTGGCTGCGCGCCGGGCAACTGGTGATGGTCTCGTACGCGGCGGCCAACAGTCAGTTCGACACCACCGGTGTGCACGGGCCGGGGTCGGGCAGCGGATCGCACCTGGCGTGGGCGGCGGGGCCGCACGCCTGCCCGGTGAAGCGGCATGCGCTGCTGATCGCGATCACCGCGATCGAGCGGCTCACCGCCTGGCTCTCGGACATCGAACTCACCGTCCACCCAAGTGAGTTGACGTGGCGCAACGGGGCCTTCCACCGGGCCCTGGCCGCCCTTCCGACCCGCTTCACCCCCATCACCCCGGATCAGGCAGGAGCCACGCCATGGCACAACAGCGAACGCGGCCCTTCGTCATCGACCCCGCCGGAACAGACATCCACGGCGAGAACGCCCGCCTCCGCGCACTAG
- a CDS encoding cytochrome P450 — protein sequence MAQQRTRPFVIDPAGTDIHGENARLRALGPATRVELPGGIQAWGVTGHALLKRLLTDDRISKNPRAHWPEWQRAEVRGSWLQSWIGVTNMFTAYGADHRRLRKLIAPAFTARRTEAMVPRVEQITRDLLDGLAARPAGEVVDLRESFNHPLPMQVICELFGYPEGEPRLELARVVAEIMDTTATPEQAAATQRAAAELLGSLVAAKRAEPADDLTSLLVAARDDEGQGMTEKELLDTLLLVIGAGHETTVDLLGNAVFALLTHPEQLKLVREGGASWNDVIEETLRWMPSIASLPLRFAAADVELPGGEVIRKGEALLPMYAAAGRDVAQHGADAGEFDIRRAAQEHLAFGHGVHHCIGAPLARLEARTALPALFERFPDIRLAAPPEELTPAGGFIAGGLASLPVRLTA from the coding sequence ATGGCACAACAGCGAACGCGGCCCTTCGTCATCGACCCCGCCGGAACAGACATCCACGGCGAGAACGCCCGCCTCCGCGCACTAGGTCCGGCGACCCGGGTCGAGCTGCCCGGCGGCATCCAGGCGTGGGGGGTCACCGGTCACGCCCTGCTCAAGCGGCTGCTGACCGACGACCGGATCTCGAAGAACCCGCGCGCGCACTGGCCGGAGTGGCAGCGCGCGGAGGTGCGCGGCAGCTGGCTCCAGTCGTGGATCGGTGTGACGAACATGTTCACCGCCTACGGCGCCGACCACCGCCGGCTGCGGAAGCTGATCGCCCCGGCGTTCACCGCGCGCCGCACGGAGGCCATGGTGCCGCGGGTCGAGCAGATCACCCGCGACTTACTGGACGGACTGGCGGCCCGCCCCGCCGGCGAGGTCGTCGACCTGCGGGAGTCCTTCAACCACCCGCTCCCCATGCAGGTGATCTGCGAGCTGTTCGGCTATCCGGAGGGCGAGCCGCGGCTCGAACTGGCCCGGGTCGTCGCGGAGATCATGGACACCACGGCCACGCCGGAGCAGGCCGCGGCGACCCAGCGGGCGGCGGCCGAGCTGCTCGGCTCGCTGGTCGCGGCCAAGCGCGCGGAGCCCGCGGACGACCTGACCAGCCTGCTGGTGGCGGCCCGGGACGACGAGGGCCAGGGCATGACCGAGAAGGAGCTGCTGGACACCCTGTTGCTGGTCATCGGCGCCGGCCACGAGACCACCGTGGACCTGCTGGGGAACGCGGTGTTCGCGCTGCTGACCCACCCCGAGCAGCTGAAGCTGGTGCGGGAGGGCGGCGCGTCGTGGAACGACGTGATCGAGGAGACGCTGCGCTGGATGCCCAGCATCGCGAGCCTGCCGCTGCGGTTCGCGGCGGCGGACGTCGAGCTGCCGGGCGGTGAGGTGATCCGCAAGGGCGAGGCGCTGCTGCCGATGTACGCGGCGGCGGGCCGGGACGTGGCGCAGCACGGCGCGGACGCCGGGGAGTTCGACATCCGGCGGGCGGCGCAGGAGCATCTGGCGTTCGGGCACGGAGTGCACCACTGCATCGGTGCGCCGCTGGCCCGGCTGGAGGCGCGGACCGCGCTGCCGGCGCTCTTCGAGCGGTTCCCGGACATCCGACTGGCCGCCCCGCCCGAGGAGTTGACGCCCGCGGGCGGCTTCATCGCGGGCGGTCTGGCGAGCCTGCCGGTGCGGCTGACGGCCTGA
- a CDS encoding TerB family tellurite resistance protein encodes MRNGCVVGVRTSWRTVADGEFFCPECGGDRNYLRRTGRRRLTVLGIPVLARGAAGPVLECSACRGHFGLDALDHPTTVRFSTMLRDAVHTLTLALLAAGGTASRTVRDTAVAAVRAAGSADCTEDQLLTLLAALAADTGRMTGTYEAATGGHCGHQGLDPCGTALAIELHEALEPLAPHLAPAGRESLLLQGARIALADGPCTPAEREVLTTAGAALTLDPDDIARLLTAAARSPRYRG; translated from the coding sequence ATGCGCAACGGATGTGTGGTGGGGGTGCGCACATCGTGGCGGACCGTCGCCGACGGCGAGTTCTTCTGCCCCGAGTGCGGCGGCGACCGCAACTACCTCCGCCGCACCGGCCGGCGCCGCCTCACCGTCCTCGGCATCCCCGTCCTCGCCCGCGGCGCCGCCGGCCCGGTCCTCGAATGCTCCGCCTGCCGGGGCCACTTCGGGCTGGACGCGCTCGACCACCCGACCACCGTCCGGTTCTCCACGATGCTCCGGGACGCCGTGCACACCCTGACCCTGGCCCTGCTGGCGGCCGGCGGCACGGCCTCCCGCACGGTCCGCGACACCGCCGTGGCCGCCGTCCGCGCGGCCGGCTCCGCCGACTGCACCGAGGACCAGCTGCTCACCCTGCTCGCCGCACTCGCCGCCGACACCGGCCGGATGACCGGCACCTACGAGGCGGCCACCGGCGGCCACTGCGGACACCAGGGCCTCGACCCGTGCGGCACCGCGCTGGCCATAGAGCTGCACGAGGCGCTGGAGCCGCTGGCGCCCCATCTCGCCCCCGCCGGGCGGGAGTCGCTGCTCCTCCAGGGCGCCCGGATCGCCCTCGCCGACGGCCCCTGCACCCCCGCCGAACGCGAGGTGCTCACCACCGCCGGCGCCGCCCTGACGCTCGACCCGGACGACATCGCCCGGCTGCTGACCGCGGCGGCCCGCTCGCCCCGTTACCGAGGCTAG
- the leuA gene encoding 2-isopropylmalate synthase yields MSQPVGRPTPITNATHVQKPSGMPIHKYRPFDAVHLPDRAWPEQRITKAPRWLSTDLRDGNQALIDPMSPARKREMFDLLVRMGYKEIEVGFPSSGETDFAFVRSIIEDGAIPDDVTISVLTQAREELIERTVESLRGAPRATVHLYNATAPTFRRVVFRGSKEQVKQIAVDGTRLVMEYADKVLGDDTVFGYQYSPEIFTDTELDFALEVCEGVMDVWQPEAGREIILNLPATVERSTPSTHADRFEWMSRNLSRREFVCLSTHPHNDRGTAVAAAELAVMAGADRVEGCLFGQGERTGNVDLVTLGMNLFSQGVDPQIDFSQIDEIRRTSEYCNQMEIHPRHPYAGDLVYTAFSGSHQDAIKKGFDAMEADAAARGGTVDDIEWAVPYLPIDPKDVGRSYEAVIRVNSQSGKGGVAYVLKNDHKLDLPRRMQIEFSRIIQEKTDAEGGEVTPAAIWSAFQDEYLPNPQNPWGRIQVRAGQTTTDKDGIDTLTVEAEVDGTETVLVGSGNGPISAFFHALAGLGIDARLLDYQEHTMSEGASAQAASYIECAIDGKVLWGIGIDANTTRASLKAVVSAVNRAAR; encoded by the coding sequence ATGTCGCAGCCAGTCGGCCGCCCCACCCCGATCACCAACGCCACCCACGTGCAGAAGCCGTCCGGGATGCCGATCCACAAGTACCGGCCCTTCGACGCGGTGCACCTGCCCGACCGCGCCTGGCCGGAGCAGCGGATCACCAAGGCCCCCCGCTGGCTCTCCACCGACCTGCGCGACGGCAACCAGGCGCTGATCGACCCCATGTCGCCGGCCCGCAAGCGCGAGATGTTCGACCTGCTGGTACGGATGGGCTACAAGGAGATCGAGGTCGGCTTCCCGTCCTCCGGCGAGACGGACTTCGCCTTCGTACGGTCGATCATCGAGGACGGGGCGATCCCCGACGACGTGACGATCTCGGTCCTGACGCAGGCGCGCGAGGAACTGATCGAGCGGACCGTGGAGTCGCTGCGCGGCGCCCCGCGGGCCACCGTCCACCTCTACAACGCCACCGCCCCCACCTTCCGCCGGGTCGTCTTCCGCGGCTCCAAGGAGCAGGTCAAGCAGATCGCGGTGGACGGCACGCGGCTGGTGATGGAGTACGCGGACAAGGTGCTCGGCGACGACACGGTCTTCGGGTACCAGTACAGCCCGGAGATCTTCACCGACACCGAGCTGGACTTCGCGCTGGAGGTCTGCGAGGGCGTGATGGACGTCTGGCAGCCCGAGGCGGGCCGCGAGATCATCCTCAACCTGCCCGCCACCGTGGAGCGTTCGACGCCCAGCACGCACGCCGACCGGTTCGAGTGGATGAGCCGGAATCTGAGCCGGCGCGAGTTCGTGTGCCTGTCGACCCATCCGCACAACGACCGCGGGACGGCGGTGGCCGCGGCCGAGCTGGCCGTGATGGCCGGCGCCGACCGCGTCGAGGGCTGCCTGTTCGGCCAGGGCGAGCGCACCGGCAACGTCGACCTGGTGACCCTGGGCATGAACCTCTTCTCCCAGGGCGTCGACCCGCAGATCGACTTCTCGCAGATCGACGAGATCCGTCGCACCAGCGAGTACTGCAACCAGATGGAGATCCACCCGCGCCACCCCTACGCGGGCGACCTGGTCTACACCGCCTTCTCCGGCTCCCACCAGGACGCCATCAAGAAGGGCTTCGACGCCATGGAGGCCGACGCGGCCGCCCGGGGCGGGACCGTGGACGACATCGAGTGGGCGGTGCCGTACCTGCCCATCGACCCCAAGGACGTCGGCCGCTCCTACGAGGCCGTCATCCGGGTCAACTCCCAGTCCGGCAAGGGCGGTGTCGCCTACGTCCTGAAGAACGACCACAAGCTGGACCTGCCGCGTCGGATGCAGATCGAGTTCTCCCGGATCATCCAGGAGAAGACCGACGCCGAGGGCGGCGAGGTCACCCCGGCGGCCATCTGGTCGGCGTTCCAGGACGAGTACCTGCCCAACCCGCAGAACCCGTGGGGCCGCATCCAGGTCAGGGCCGGGCAGACCACCACCGACAAGGACGGCATCGACACCCTGACCGTCGAGGCCGAGGTCGACGGCACCGAGACCGTCCTGGTGGGCTCCGGCAACGGTCCGATCTCCGCGTTCTTCCACGCGCTGGCCGGCCTGGGCATCGACGCCCGCCTGCTGGACTACCAGGAGCACACCATGAGCGAGGGCGCCTCCGCGCAGGCCGCCTCGTACATCGAGTGCGCCATCGACGGCAAGGTGCTGTGGGGCATCGGCATCGACGCCAACACCACCCGCGCCTCCCTCAAGGCCGTGGTCTCCGCCGTCAACCGCGCGGCGCGCTGA